The Acidicapsa ligni genome has a window encoding:
- the hpt gene encoding hypoxanthine phosphoribosyltransferase has product MANPTYQGLEVLYTREQIAERVRQIGEQITKDLAGEKLVMVGVLKGAAPFLADLARAVTVDTTFDFVAVSSYGKSNRTSGAVKLIKDLDEPVEGKNVLVVEDILDTGLTLTYLRKIFLQHHPKSLRIAALLDKPSRRIEKIEADYIGFSIPNLFVVGYGMDYAERYRNLPDICLMPPGAPE; this is encoded by the coding sequence ATGGCTAACCCTACCTACCAGGGCCTTGAGGTCCTCTATACCCGTGAGCAGATTGCCGAGCGGGTGCGTCAGATTGGTGAGCAGATCACAAAAGATCTTGCCGGAGAAAAGTTGGTCATGGTGGGAGTGCTGAAAGGCGCGGCCCCGTTTTTAGCTGACCTGGCTCGTGCAGTCACTGTGGACACTACATTCGATTTCGTTGCCGTTTCAAGCTATGGGAAAAGCAACCGCACCTCAGGCGCGGTAAAGCTCATCAAAGATCTGGACGAGCCGGTTGAGGGCAAGAATGTTCTTGTTGTAGAAGACATACTCGACACCGGTTTGACGCTGACCTATTTGCGCAAAATCTTCCTTCAGCACCATCCAAAAAGTTTGAGGATCGCAGCACTGCTCGATAAGCCCTCAAGACGCATCGAAAAGATAGAGGCCGATTATATTGGTTTCTCTATCCCGAACCTGTTCGTGGTCGGGTACGGAATGGATTATGCGGAACGCTACCGCAATCTCCCCGATATCTGTCTTATGCCCCCAGGCGCACCGGAATAG
- the deoC gene encoding deoxyribose-phosphate aldolase, giving the protein MSTLTQMTDPLVRDIDLDFDNGYFDAAGFAAEALSGPLPLAAVIDHTLLKPEATRTQVENLCDEAIRYRFACAMVNPVWVSTAASLLAGTGVPVGVVIGFPLGATLASTLRHEAASLARLGAKELDMVISIGQLKSGEHAAVERTIRGVAEVVHDHGALLKVILETCLLSVEEKLRASEIAIQAGTDFLKTSTGFSTGGATAADVALLRGVAGARSGVKASGGIRTLADVRTMLEAGANRIGASASVAIVRELGAE; this is encoded by the coding sequence ATGTCTACCTTGACCCAAATGACCGATCCCCTCGTCCGGGATATTGATCTCGATTTTGATAACGGCTACTTTGACGCCGCAGGTTTTGCCGCGGAAGCATTGTCTGGCCCACTTCCCCTGGCTGCGGTGATCGACCACACACTGCTGAAGCCGGAAGCGACTCGCACTCAGGTTGAAAATCTATGCGACGAAGCCATCCGGTATCGCTTCGCCTGCGCCATGGTGAACCCGGTCTGGGTTTCGACCGCCGCTTCCCTGCTCGCTGGAACCGGCGTTCCCGTCGGAGTGGTTATCGGCTTCCCGTTAGGTGCAACGCTTGCTTCAACCCTGCGCCATGAGGCAGCGTCCCTGGCTCGGCTCGGTGCGAAAGAGCTGGACATGGTCATCTCCATTGGGCAGTTGAAGAGCGGTGAACATGCTGCCGTCGAGCGAACGATCAGAGGAGTAGCCGAGGTCGTCCACGATCATGGAGCGCTGCTCAAGGTCATTTTGGAAACATGCCTTCTCTCGGTTGAAGAAAAGCTTCGCGCTTCGGAGATTGCCATCCAGGCGGGCACAGATTTTCTCAAGACCTCTACCGGCTTCTCTACCGGCGGAGCAACCGCGGCCGACGTAGCTCTGCTGCGTGGAGTCGCCGGTGCGCGATCCGGAGTGAAAGCCTCAGGCGGCATTCGTACGCTGGCCGATGTCCGCACCATGCTTGAAGCAGGAGCCAACCGTATCGGAGCATCCGCCTCTGTGGCTATCGTCCGCGAATTGGGCGCCGAATAG
- a CDS encoding prolipoprotein diacylglyceryl transferase yields the protein MLPYIHIGIHFVLHFGGRLIPVGPWNVPTFGLMLWVATVCGAIVMHLSFRREHIDADALGIVAMTVVAGIIGAKLWHVLDSPQEFQLDGWSVLWSTGGFAWFGGLVAGIVALILQGRSAGLGGLRTLDLAAPAAAVGYAMGRIGCFTSGDGDYGIPSNLPWAIGFPDGIVPTPPGVRVHPTPIYELIVGLLIAWWLWHRAGKKTGRSLGTGAIVGEYLLLTGAARFLVEFIRRNPKIIIGLSNAQLASLGSVAAGLLLMWYAASRAKRSPEDSARIAKVA from the coding sequence ATGCTGCCCTACATACACATTGGAATTCATTTTGTTCTTCACTTTGGCGGTCGACTGATTCCGGTCGGTCCGTGGAACGTGCCCACCTTTGGCCTGATGCTCTGGGTTGCTACCGTCTGCGGCGCCATCGTCATGCACCTGAGCTTTCGCCGCGAACATATCGACGCGGACGCTCTGGGCATTGTCGCCATGACCGTCGTCGCCGGCATCATCGGAGCCAAGCTCTGGCATGTGCTTGATTCTCCACAGGAGTTTCAATTGGATGGCTGGTCGGTTCTCTGGTCCACAGGAGGATTCGCCTGGTTTGGTGGCCTGGTGGCTGGTATCGTGGCCCTCATCCTGCAAGGCCGGTCTGCTGGCCTTGGCGGTCTTCGTACTCTGGATCTCGCAGCCCCGGCGGCTGCTGTCGGGTATGCGATGGGCCGCATCGGCTGCTTCACCTCGGGCGATGGCGACTATGGAATTCCGAGCAATCTCCCCTGGGCTATCGGCTTCCCTGATGGAATCGTGCCAACTCCTCCGGGCGTTCGTGTGCATCCCACGCCTATTTATGAACTGATCGTAGGACTGCTCATTGCGTGGTGGCTCTGGCATCGCGCAGGCAAAAAGACCGGACGGTCGCTTGGGACAGGTGCAATTGTCGGAGAGTACTTGCTGTTGACTGGAGCAGCTCGCTTTCTGGTTGAATTTATTCGTCGTAATCCTAAGATAATAATTGGGTTATCGAATGCGCAGTTGGCCAGCCTGGGGTCGGTTGCCGCGGGTCTGCTCCTAATGTGGTACGCCGCATCCAGGGCCAAGCGAAGCCCGGAAGATTCCGCTCGAATCGCCAAAGTGGCTTAG